A stretch of the Equus caballus isolate H_3958 breed thoroughbred chromosome X, TB-T2T, whole genome shotgun sequence genome encodes the following:
- the LOC100061469 gene encoding melanoma-associated antigen B18, producing MPRGQKSKLRAREKRRQARAETKGLEGAQATAAAEGESPSSACLPFGGEPQNLPAADIPSTPLAPQGAPSTTNTMAADSCTYPDEDSSQDEKNATSSKGTKGRSGDPLNDKVVLMVQFLLQKYQKKEPITKADMLKLVTKNYKPHFNEILRRSSEYMELAFGVDLKEVDPIRHWYALVNKLELTFDGTMNNEEGMPKTSLLMIVLSVIFMQGNCAPEEEVWKVLNMMGVYADRKHFIYGEPRKIITEDLVQLNYLEYQQVPNSDPPRYEFLWGPRAHAETSKMKVLEFLARLHDTIPSAFPSWYEEALKDEEERARARAAARARTAAAMASARSRAMARNFSHTK from the coding sequence ATGCCTCGAGGGCAGAAGAGCAAGCTCCGCGCCCGCGAGAAACGCCGCCAGGCCCGTGCTGAGACCAAGGGGCTGGAGGGTGCTCAGGCCACTGCAGCAGCAGAAGGAGAGtccccctcctctgcctgtcTTCCCTTTGGAGGTGAACCTCAGAATTTGCCTGCTGCTGACATACCTAGCACTCCTCTGGCGCCTCAGGGAGCCCCATCTACCACCAACACTATGGCAGCTGATTCATGCACCTATCCAGATGAAGATTCCAGCCAAGATGAGAAAAACGCCACATCCTCCAAGGGCACTAAGGGCAGGAGCGGAGATCCTTTAAACGACAAGGTGGTTTTGATGGTGCAGTTCCTGCTGCAGAAGTATCAAAAGAAAGAGCCAATTACGAAGGCAGACATGCTGAAGTTAGTTACCAAAAACTACAAGCCTCATTTCAATGAGATCCTCAGGAGATCGTCTGAGTACATGGAGCTGGCCTTTGGTGTTGATTTGAAGGAAGTGGATCCCATCAGGCACTGGTATGCCCTTGTCAACAAACTAGAGCTCACCTTCGATGGAACAATGAATAATGAGGAGGGCATGCCCAAGACCAGCCTCCTGATGATTGTGCTGAGTGTGATCTTCATGCAAGGCAACTGTGCCCCCGAGGAAGAGGTCTGGAAAGTGCTGAATATGATGGGTGTATATGCTGATAGGAAGCACTTCATCTATGGGGAGCCCAGGAAGATCATCACCGAAGATTTGGTGCAGCTAAACTACCTGGAGTACCAGCAGGTGCCCAACAGTGATCCTCCACGCTATGAATTCCTGTGGGGCCCAAGAGCCCATGCTGAAACCAGCAAGATGAAAGTCCTGGAGTTTTTAGCCAGGCTTCATGATACCATCCCCAGTGCCTTCCCATCCTGGTATGAAGAGGCTTTGAAAGATGAGGAAGAGAGGGCCCGAGCCAGAGCTGCAGCCAGGGCTCGTACCGCTGCTGCCATGGCCAGTGCACGTTCCAGGGCCATGGCCAGAAACTTCTCCCACACTAAGTGA